A window of Streptomyces profundus genomic DNA:
CACGGGTCGTCCCCGAACAACAGATCGTCACTGCTCGGGACCCTCCAACAGGACCACATCCGAAGGCCCCCAGTAGGAACGCATATCGTCGATCAACCCGTCGTTTCCGACGCGAATCACCATGACGCACGAAATGCGCATACGCGCCGTCTCCGGATCAGTCGGCGGCGCGAAAACACCCGTCCTGGCAACAAAAGGCCCATTCGGTAGGTAGTTCATCGTCGACGTCACCTCGATCGCCGCATACCTGCCACTGGGCGAACCCACCGGCTCCAACGGAACCTCGTTCACCCGACACGCGATCGCGTTCTTCACATGAGAACGCAACGCGCCATGCCCGATACGCTCACCCGACCCCACGGGGTCCTCGAAACGCACCGCCGGTGCATACAGCTTCAGCAGTTCCTCCAACTTCCCGGCATTGACCCGGCGACAGTGCTCCAGGGCCATTTCCTTGGTCGTCGCTTCGTCAGGCAAGAAGACCCCCAGGAAAGACACGACGGCAGGGGAACGGGACCGGCGGCGACACACCGCGGCCAGCCTCTTCCCGTCCGACCACCCCACAGCGGACCACCGGTCAGGGGAACCCCTAAAGCGCCCGCACAGCCCCTACCCGCCCCGCCCAGGACAACCGTCACCACCCGCCGCACCGCCCCCACCACGGCTTTCCGCCGCCCCGCCACCCATTTCGAAGGTCCGGTCCGCACGACCCCTCGACATTCGCCGCCGGCCGGGTTAGGGGTACTCCTTTCCCCACTCGCTCTCCTACGGTGATCACATCTTGTTCGTGTCGTGAGGAGACGGCCCACCGGCCGGTGCCACGGCGGCCCCTTTCCCGGGCTCCCCAGAGGGCACCACCTTCCTCAGGCCACGTCCGGGCATTCCGAGATCTTATGGAGCTTCTGGTGGCAGATTCGGGCATCCCCGCCACGACCACGATTCCCGGACGGAAGAACGAGAGGTATGACGGGCAAATAGCCATTGTCGGCCTCGCGTCCCGACTGCCAGCCGCCCCGAACCCGGACGCCTTCTGGGAGCTGCTGAAAACCGGCACCAGCGCCATCACCTCCATACCAGCGGACCGGTGGGACGCCGACACCTACTTCGACGAGGACTTCTCCAGCCGCGGCAAGATGAACACCCGCTGGGGCGGCTTCCTCGACCATGTCGACCGCTTCGACGCCGCCTTCTTCGGCATCTCGCCCCGCGAAGCCGCCGCCATGGACCCCCAGCAGCGCCTCATGCTCGAACTGAGCTGGGAGGGCATGGAGCACGCCGGCATCGTCCCCGCCTCCCTCGGCACCACCAAGACCGGCGTCTTCTTCGGCGCCATCTGGGACGACTACGCCACACTCCTCTACCGGCACGGCGCCCAGGACATCAACGCCCACACCGTCACCGGCCTCCACCGCAGCATCATCGCCAACCGCGTCTCCTACGCCCTGCGGCTGCGCGGCCCCAGCATGACCGTCGACACCGGCCAGTCGTCGTCCCTCGTCGCCATCCACCTGGCTTGCGAGAACCTCCGCAGCGGCGCCTGCGACATCGCCATCGCCGGCGGCGTCAACCTCAACCTGATCCCCGAAAGCACCGTCGGCACCGCCAAGTTCGGCGCCCTCTCCCCGGACGGCCGCTGCTACACCTTCGACTCCCGCGCCAACGGCTATGTGCGCGGCGAAGGCGCGGGGCTCGTCGTGCTCAAGCCCCTCGAAGCGGCCATCGCCGACGGCGACACCGTCTACGCCGTCGTCCTCGGCAGCGCCATGAACAACGACGGCGGCGGCGAGGGCCTCACCGTCCCCACCACCGACGGCCAGGAGCAGGTCCTCCGCGACGCCTACGCCCAGGCCGGCGTCGACCCCCGCGACGTCCAGTACGTCGAACTGCACGGCACCGGCACCCGACGCGGCGACCCCGTCGAGGCCGCCGCCCTCGGCGCAGCCCTGGGTACCGACCGCGACGCCGACCACCCCCTCGCCGTCGGCTCCGTCAAGACCAACATCGGCCACCTCGAAGGCGCCGCCGGCATCGCCGGGCTGCTCAAGGTCGCGCTCTCCCTGCACCACCGCGAACTGCCCGCCAGCCTCAACTACCTGAGCCCCAACCCGGAGATCCCCCTCGACGAACTGCGCCTCCGGGTGCGAGCCGAACACGGCGAGTGGCCACGGACCGACCGGCCGCTCGTCGCCGGCGTCTCCGCCTTCGGCATGGGCGGCACCAACTGCCACATCGTGCTCGCCGAGGCGCCGAGCGAGGCCGCCGACACCCGCACCCAGGTCGTCTCCGGCGAACCCGCCCTTCCCGGCTCCCGTCCCGTCCTCCCCTGGCTGGTCTCCGCGCGCGGCTCCCAGGCCCTCGAACGGCAGGCCAGGCAACTGGCCTCGGTGGTCGCCGACCACGACCCGGTGGACGTCGGCTGGTCGCTGCTCTCCTCACGTTCGGCGCTGGAACACCGCGCGGTGGTGTGGGGCGACTCGGCCGACGAACTCGTCGCCGGGATGCGCGCCGTGGGCACCGGCGACGCCGCCGCACAGGTGGTCCGTGGTGTGGTGGGCGCCGACACCGGCGCGGGCTCGGTGTTCGTCTTCCCGGGTCAGGGTGGGCAGTGGATCGGGATGGGGCGTGGGTTGTTGGTGTCGTCGCCGGTGTTCGCGGCGCGGTTGGGGGAGTGTGAGGCGGCGTTGGCGCCGTGGGTGGACTGGTCGTTGGTGGGGGTGTTGGAGGGTGAGGATGAGGGGTGGTTGGAGCGGGTTGATGTGGTGCAGCCGGTGTTGTGGGCGGTGATGGTGTCGCTGGCGGCTGTGTGGGAGTCGGTGGGGGTGTCGCCGTCGGTGGTGGTGGGGCATTCGCAGGGTGAGATCGCGGCTGCTGTGGTGGCGGGTGGGTTGTCTCTTGGGGATGGTGCGCGGGTGGTGGCGTTGCGGTCGGCGGCGATCCGTGAGCTGGCCGGTAGTGGTGGGATGGTGTCGGTGGCGGCTGGTCCGGAGCGGGTCGCCGAACTCCTCGGTTCTGTTGAGGGGGTGTCGGTCGCGGCGTTCAATGGGCCTTCGGCGACGGTGGTGGCGGGTGAGGTGGCTGGTCTTGAGGCGTTGATGGTTGTGGCTGAGGCGGCGGGGATCAGGGCGCGTCGGGTTCCGGTGGACTATGCGTCGCATTCGGGGCATGTGGCGGCGATCGAGGAGCGGATTCTGACGGATCTGGCTCCGATCAGCCCGGCTTCGTCGGATGTTCCGTTGATCTCGGCCGTGACCGGGGAGCCGTTGGACACGGCGGAGATGGATGCCGCGTACTGGTATCGCAACCTGCGTCAGCCGGTGCGCTTCGCGGACGCGCTGAACCACGCGGTCGAGCAGGGGTTCCGCCGCGTCGTCGAGGTCTCCCCGCACCCCGTCCTGGTGATGGCCGTACGGGACCTGCTGGACACCTCGGAAACCACCGCCGTCGTCGTCGGCACCCTGCGCCGCAACGAGGACGAGACATCCCAACTGGTTGCCTCAGCAGCCGAGTTGTGGGTCAACGGCACCCCCGTCGACTGGACCACGCTCTACGCCGGCCGCGCCGTCCGCCGCATTGACCTGCCGACCTACGCCTTCCAACGCAAGCGCTACTGGGTGCGGCCCGAGAACGCCACCGCCATCGCCCAGACACCCCCCGAACTCCCCGAAGCCACCACACCGGCCAACGACGACGAGCCTCTCGACGCCCAACCGGAGCCCGTCACCGCCTGGGGCCAACGACTCGCCGGACTGACAGCCGCCGAGCAGAGCCGCGCCGTCCTCGACCGAGTGACGGCAGAGATCGCCATCGTCCTCGGCCACGCCCCCGGCGACACCATCGACACCGGCCGGCTCTTCAAGGACATCGGCTTCGACTCCCTCACCTCCGTCGAACTCCGCAACCGCCTCGCCGCAGCCACCGAACTCCCCCTCCCCTCCGGCCTGCTCTTCGACTACCCCACCCCCCAAACCCTCGCCTCCCACCTCCGCGCCGCCCTCCTCGACCTGCACGAGGACACCGCCATCCAGGTCACCGGACCGGCCGTGTCCGACGAACCGATCGCCATCGTCGGCATGGCGTGCCGCCTCCCCGGCGGCATCACCTCCCCCGAGGACCTGTGGCGCGCGGTGACCGAAGGCCGCGACGCCCTCACCCCCTTCCCGACCGACCGCGGCTGGGATCTCGACAGCCTCCACGCCGCCGACGCGTCACGTTCGGGAACGTCCTATGCCCGCGAAGGCGGCTTCCTCCACGACGCCCCTGACTTCGACGCCGAGTTCTTCGGCATCAGCCCGCGCGAAGCGCTCGCCATGGACCCCCAGCAGCGGCTGCTCCTGGAAACCTCCTGGGAGGCCCTTGAACGGGCCGGGCTGCCGCCCA
This region includes:
- a CDS encoding nuclear transport factor 2 family protein; protein product: MSFLGVFLPDEATTKEMALEHCRRVNAGKLEELLKLYAPAVRFEDPVGSGERIGHGALRSHVKNAIACRVNEVPLEPVGSPSGRYAAIEVTSTMNYLPNGPFVARTGVFAPPTDPETARMRISCVMVIRVGNDGLIDDMRSYWGPSDVVLLEGPEQ